In Hallerella succinigenes, the following are encoded in one genomic region:
- a CDS encoding Gfo/Idh/MocA family protein, with amino-acid sequence MATQRVGFILGSGRMGRLHQKRLEAFGVKTNMFDGAEACRAFLRNHQKYTTEPDTSYFVVIATPASSHYEYVKSALLFGFSVFAEKPLATSLADAEELIQLAKEQQKLLFVGHSECYSNAFQKTLPFLADMAKHDELESLSFVRYNLTSDRGRDVSMVWDIGIHDYALFYELKKSIPQTNWRKVRVTFDENRDAGYSMRMIYANFRGPEGKKPFWRLDLNPTHYATLKTHKNSIHIPTDKSTDAISNEQREFLHLLNLPLADRQRKMLQNLEMARFAVQTAELYSTSPNSPK; translated from the coding sequence ATGGCTACGCAGCGTGTCGGTTTCATCCTAGGTTCAGGTCGCATGGGACGGCTTCATCAGAAGCGGCTAGAAGCCTTCGGAGTCAAAACCAACATGTTTGACGGTGCTGAAGCCTGCCGCGCTTTTTTGCGAAATCATCAAAAATACACCACTGAACCGGATACTTCTTACTTTGTTGTGATTGCGACGCCTGCGTCTAGTCATTATGAATATGTGAAATCAGCGCTCCTGTTCGGATTTTCGGTTTTTGCGGAAAAGCCCCTGGCGACTTCCCTTGCCGATGCCGAAGAGCTCATTCAGCTCGCCAAAGAACAGCAAAAGCTTTTATTCGTCGGGCACAGCGAATGTTACAGCAACGCCTTTCAAAAGACATTGCCCTTCCTTGCCGATATGGCTAAGCACGACGAGCTCGAATCCTTAAGCTTTGTGCGGTACAATCTGACGTCGGATCGGGGACGTGACGTTTCCATGGTCTGGGATATAGGCATCCACGATTATGCGCTTTTTTACGAGTTAAAGAAGAGCATTCCGCAAACGAACTGGAGAAAGGTCCGCGTGACTTTTGACGAAAATCGCGATGCGGGATATTCCATGCGGATGATCTACGCGAACTTCCGCGGTCCAGAAGGCAAAAAGCCTTTTTGGCGCCTGGACTTGAATCCGACGCACTACGCGACGCTCAAAACGCACAAGAATTCCATTCATATTCCGACAGACAAGTCTACCGATGCGATTTCAAACGAGCAGCGCGAATTTTTGCACCTGCTCAATCTGCCCTTAGCGGACCGCCAAAGGAAAATGTTGCAAAATTTGGAAATGGCGAGATTCGCCGTCCAGACCGCCGAACTTTATTCGACAAGCCCGAACAGTCCAAAGTAA
- a CDS encoding prepilin peptidase, giving the protein MQEIPLWYVAILFAMLGACVGSFYNVIVYRMPRGISLVNPPSFCPHCKKRIPIWYNLPVVGWLLLRGKSACCHKPISIRYPIGEALCGLLGVFALFLANFPSSWTGPVTHWADSFALFWLLLGIYPVAAVDFEFKLIPDSISIGGIGVGLALSFFPGGITPLESLLGALFAGGGLYLIGYLASKILKRDAMGLGDVKLVAGFGALMGVGHAFASLVLASFLGILIMVPYRMIKKEESKEIPFGPFLAVAAPIVYRFGDKFLSFYFGLFGLVE; this is encoded by the coding sequence ATGCAAGAAATTCCTCTTTGGTATGTCGCTATTCTTTTCGCCATGCTCGGCGCATGTGTGGGAAGCTTCTACAATGTCATTGTCTACCGCATGCCTCGCGGGATTTCCCTCGTGAATCCTCCGTCTTTTTGCCCGCATTGCAAAAAGCGTATTCCGATTTGGTATAACCTCCCGGTCGTCGGCTGGCTTCTTTTGCGCGGAAAGAGCGCTTGCTGCCACAAACCGATCAGTATCCGTTACCCGATAGGCGAAGCGCTTTGCGGACTTTTAGGCGTGTTTGCGTTGTTTTTGGCGAACTTTCCGTCCTCTTGGACGGGACCCGTGACGCATTGGGCGGATTCCTTTGCCCTTTTTTGGCTGTTGCTCGGCATTTATCCGGTTGCAGCGGTTGATTTTGAATTCAAACTGATCCCGGATTCAATCAGCATTGGCGGAATTGGGGTAGGCCTTGCGCTTTCGTTCTTCCCAGGAGGAATTACGCCGTTAGAAAGTCTGCTCGGAGCTCTTTTTGCGGGTGGTGGACTTTATTTGATTGGCTATTTGGCAAGTAAGATCCTGAAACGGGACGCAATGGGCCTTGGCGATGTCAAGCTTGTCGCGGGCTTTGGCGCTTTAATGGGCGTCGGTCATGCGTTTGCCTCCCTTGTGCTTGCGTCTTTCCTCGGCATTTTGATTATGGTGCCTTACCGCATGATTAAAAAGGAAGAGAGCAAGGAAATCCCATTTGGGCCGTTCCTCGCCGTGGCTGCCCCGATTGTTTACCGTTTCGGTGACAAGTTCTTGTCGTTTTACTTTGGACTGTTCGGGCTTGTCGAATAA
- a CDS encoding DUF6941 family protein, protein MKIEIAAICDAATDQSGKLNMLGVFDYIEAELPIVIPHCSIVFRIRYTRSEATSHDLKVTIQNQFDDSKLIPPILTSVNFLPVPKNMDSSAVNLILNINRMHVTKDGKYLMRLRIDEVLLETALPIYITDLTPKEPNPLAS, encoded by the coding sequence ATGAAAATCGAGATTGCAGCTATCTGTGATGCGGCCACCGACCAAAGCGGAAAGCTCAACATGCTCGGCGTGTTTGACTATATCGAAGCGGAACTTCCGATTGTGATTCCGCACTGCTCCATCGTTTTCCGCATCCGCTACACGCGTTCCGAAGCGACTTCGCACGATTTGAAAGTAACGATTCAAAACCAGTTCGATGATTCGAAACTCATTCCGCCGATCCTCACCTCGGTGAACTTTTTACCCGTTCCCAAAAACATGGATTCTTCGGCAGTCAACTTGATTTTGAACATCAACCGAATGCATGTGACGAAAGACGGAAAGTACCTGATGCGCCTTCGCATTGACGAGGTACTGCTCGAAACGGCCCTTCCGATTTACATCACCGATTTGACGCCCAAAGAACCGAACCCTCTCGCGAGCTAA
- a CDS encoding 4'-phosphopantetheinyl transferase family protein — protein MITQYELNTAYGTVHWCVLPVKNHLDTILSILSTASGMELSRVDMRRTPDGRPEFPACGFDANWTHSKDICVLAYSFTAKVGVDIEKLRPRALRIAERFFAKEETDLLFRSNLAPDESLRQFYRIWCRKEAVFKCVGGSFLGGVLSTNVLTDEVNGAILADIQLPLENPFAATIAVAPLV, from the coding sequence ATGATTACGCAATATGAATTGAATACCGCATACGGAACGGTACATTGGTGTGTGTTACCGGTAAAGAACCATTTAGATACGATTCTCTCCATTCTATCGACAGCTTCCGGGATGGAACTTTCGCGAGTCGATATGAGACGTACTCCGGATGGTCGCCCTGAATTCCCGGCTTGCGGTTTCGATGCAAACTGGACGCACAGTAAGGATATCTGCGTCTTGGCGTATTCATTCACGGCAAAGGTGGGCGTAGATATCGAAAAGCTTCGCCCGCGTGCCCTGCGGATTGCAGAGCGGTTCTTTGCCAAGGAGGAAACGGACCTTTTGTTTCGCAGTAACCTTGCTCCGGATGAGTCTTTAAGACAGTTTTACCGCATCTGGTGTCGTAAGGAAGCTGTGTTCAAATGTGTTGGCGGATCGTTCCTGGGAGGCGTTCTTTCGACGAACGTTTTGACCGATGAGGTCAATGGGGCGATTCTGGCGGATATCCAGCTGCCGCTTGAGAATCCGTTTGCTGCGACGATCGCCGTGGCGCCGCTCGTTTAA
- a CDS encoding SLC13 family permease, with amino-acid sequence MTKAKLIKLIIATVLAIAALFVPYEALGIDGPNTLNPIEIRVIAIFVMAALYWILQPFPIWTTSTLVIVLMILTLSNSSFLPFRVEGVEPISYKVLMNTWSDQTIMLFLGGFFLAAAATKYKLDLNLARVLLRPFGRNPKFVLLGLMMITAVFSMFMSNTATAAMMLAILAPVLKLFDEKDKGRAAFALAIPVGANIGGMGTPIGTPPNTIALGALNEAGYSVSFGQWMAFGVPYVIVMMLIAWFLIMKIYPISAKTMDLKIDGADGFDKSPRAIVVYLTFALCVVLWLVGKGVHGVNDYAIAMIPIAVFALTGVITKKDLNSMSWDVLWLVAGGFALGVGLQKTGLAAHLIGAIPFDTWPAFPLLVGCGIICLFMANFMSHSATAALLVPILIVVGVNCADNLAPLGGVTALLVAVAFASSLGMSMPISTPPNALAHATGFVDTNGMAKSGIILGIAGLILVYVMMFMLAKLQFFGEPKLKVVPTTEKTAAVAPAPAAAVAAQAAPADTTVVLSDDTAAVLADSAAAK; translated from the coding sequence ATGACTAAGGCAAAACTCATCAAACTCATTATCGCTACAGTTCTCGCAATTGCAGCGCTCTTCGTCCCATACGAAGCCCTCGGAATTGATGGTCCGAACACCCTCAATCCCATTGAAATCCGCGTGATCGCTATCTTCGTGATGGCGGCACTTTACTGGATCCTTCAACCGTTTCCGATCTGGACTACGTCTACGCTTGTGATTGTGTTGATGATTCTCACCTTGTCGAACTCCTCGTTCTTGCCGTTCCGCGTTGAAGGCGTGGAACCGATCAGCTACAAGGTTTTGATGAACACTTGGTCGGATCAGACCATTATGCTCTTCCTCGGCGGATTCTTCCTCGCTGCTGCGGCTACGAAGTATAAGTTGGACTTGAACCTGGCCCGTGTGCTTTTGAGACCGTTCGGTAGGAATCCGAAGTTCGTGCTTCTTGGTCTCATGATGATTACCGCTGTGTTCTCCATGTTCATGAGCAATACCGCTACCGCTGCGATGATGCTTGCCATTCTCGCTCCAGTGCTCAAGCTTTTTGACGAAAAGGACAAGGGTAGGGCTGCGTTTGCACTTGCGATTCCGGTCGGTGCAAACATCGGTGGTATGGGTACCCCGATTGGTACGCCTCCGAACACCATCGCTCTCGGCGCTTTGAACGAAGCTGGCTATAGCGTTTCCTTTGGCCAGTGGATGGCTTTTGGTGTTCCGTATGTGATCGTGATGATGCTCATCGCTTGGTTCTTGATCATGAAGATCTACCCGATTTCTGCGAAGACCATGGATTTGAAGATCGATGGCGCAGATGGATTTGATAAGAGCCCGCGCGCGATTGTTGTGTACTTGACCTTTGCTTTGTGCGTTGTTTTGTGGCTCGTCGGTAAGGGCGTTCACGGTGTGAACGACTATGCGATTGCAATGATTCCTATCGCCGTCTTTGCCCTCACGGGTGTGATTACGAAGAAGGATTTGAACTCGATGAGCTGGGACGTTCTCTGGCTTGTGGCCGGTGGCTTCGCTCTTGGCGTTGGCCTGCAGAAGACGGGTCTTGCCGCTCACTTGATCGGCGCTATCCCGTTCGACACCTGGCCTGCATTCCCGCTCCTCGTGGGCTGCGGCATCATCTGCCTTTTCATGGCAAACTTCATGAGCCATTCTGCTACGGCAGCTCTCCTTGTCCCGATTCTGATCGTGGTGGGTGTGAACTGCGCAGACAACCTTGCTCCGCTCGGTGGCGTGACCGCCTTGCTCGTGGCCGTGGCTTTTGCAAGCTCTCTTGGTATGAGTATGCCGATTTCTACACCGCCTAACGCTCTTGCTCACGCGACGGGTTTTGTGGATACGAACGGCATGGCTAAGTCCGGTATCATTCTCGGTATTGCCGGCTTGATCCTCGTCTATGTGATGATGTTCATGCTCGCCAAGCTTCAATTCTTCGGCGAACCGAAGTTGAAGGTCGTGCCGACGACGGAAAAGACCGCTGCGGTCGCTCCTGCTCCTGCTGCGGCTGTCGCAGCTCAGGCTGCTCCGGCTGATACGACGGTGGTGCTCAGCGACGATACCGCTGCTGTACTTGCAGACTCCGCTGCTGCAAAGTAA
- a CDS encoding DEAD/DEAH box helicase, which produces MAKTLQYYLPQKGENLSSEDLLGRFLTWTEERGVDLYEAQENAILELFDDKNVILNTPTGSGKSMVALAMHFMSLSLGRRSVYTCPIKALVNEKWMALCKEFGPENVGLSTGDATVNMEAPILCCTAEILENRALGEGAELNIQDVVMDEFHYYSDRERGVAWQVPLLTLPQTRFLLMSATMGRTDFFEQVLSNLNGKECVTVSSKTRPVPLDFKYSMTELSSTVQGLVNEGKAPVYVVHFTQASAAENAQNFTSLNLCSKEEKAAIAKEIAHFRFSSPYGPEFKRFLKVGIGLHHAGLLPKYRILVEKLSQKGLLKVICGTDTLGVGVNVPIRTVLFTQLCKYSGDKTAILAARDFHQVAGRAGRKGFDDIGFVVAQAPEHVIENAKLAAKSAQSGKKFVKRKPPEHGYVPWDESTYQRLIASPPEPLLSRFEVSHGMLINVLSRKTDGCSAMRKLIDDSHESARRKKELKGRAFQLFRSLVEKDVVEFVKNPQPGMAHVRVNLDLQNDFAMNEPLSLYLLDTLPKLDVESPEYALDVISLVESIVENPDPILRVQLRKARDARYAELKAEHAEYNKLQEELDKVEYPKPLREFIYTTFNEFADEHPWVGDLNVEPKSIVREMIENFDTFSGYVKKYGLTRTEALLLRHINYVYKVLTQTVPDTLKNDELLEIQDYLDEMIRRTDSSLLEEWEKLKNPEFVAEDLAPEKAFHADEAANDVTLDRKKFVASTRSRIFSFLSFLQKRQFGEALDLLAEDLPEGVLLADAEGVPWTEKRLEDLSLEYHAEHGNFRLDVEGRSMKHTVAAWTAENLKIQQVLQDDEELNDWEVDFSIPLSDAREAGMPLIRLDRIGTIL; this is translated from the coding sequence ATGGCAAAGACTCTCCAATATTATCTTCCGCAAAAGGGCGAAAATCTTTCTTCCGAAGATTTGCTCGGACGTTTTCTCACTTGGACCGAAGAACGCGGCGTCGATTTATACGAGGCGCAAGAGAATGCGATTCTCGAACTCTTCGACGATAAGAATGTGATTTTGAATACGCCGACGGGAAGTGGAAAGTCGATGGTCGCTTTGGCGATGCATTTTATGAGTCTTTCGCTCGGACGCCGTTCCGTGTACACGTGTCCCATCAAGGCGCTTGTGAATGAAAAATGGATGGCGCTTTGTAAAGAATTCGGCCCGGAAAATGTGGGCCTTTCGACGGGCGATGCGACAGTGAATATGGAGGCTCCGATCCTTTGCTGCACTGCGGAAATTTTGGAAAACCGTGCGCTCGGCGAAGGGGCTGAATTGAATATTCAAGACGTCGTGATGGACGAGTTCCATTATTATTCCGACAGGGAACGCGGCGTTGCTTGGCAGGTTCCTCTGCTGACCCTTCCGCAGACGCGCTTTTTGCTGATGTCGGCGACGATGGGACGCACGGACTTTTTTGAACAGGTCCTTTCGAATTTGAACGGCAAGGAATGCGTGACCGTTTCGAGCAAGACGCGCCCGGTGCCTCTCGATTTTAAATATTCGATGACGGAACTTTCTTCGACGGTGCAGGGACTTGTAAACGAAGGCAAGGCGCCTGTTTACGTGGTGCATTTTACACAGGCTTCTGCCGCAGAAAACGCGCAGAACTTTACCAGTTTAAATCTTTGCTCCAAGGAAGAAAAAGCGGCGATTGCCAAGGAAATTGCGCATTTCCGTTTTTCGAGCCCGTACGGTCCGGAATTCAAACGCTTTTTGAAAGTCGGCATCGGCCTGCATCACGCAGGACTTTTGCCCAAGTACCGCATCCTTGTGGAAAAGCTTTCGCAGAAGGGACTTTTGAAAGTCATCTGCGGCACGGATACGCTCGGCGTCGGCGTGAACGTTCCGATTCGCACGGTACTCTTTACACAGCTCTGCAAGTACAGCGGCGATAAGACCGCGATTCTTGCGGCGAGAGATTTTCACCAGGTAGCAGGACGTGCAGGCCGTAAAGGCTTTGACGACATCGGTTTTGTCGTGGCACAGGCTCCGGAACATGTGATTGAAAATGCGAAGCTTGCGGCGAAGTCTGCGCAGAGCGGGAAAAAGTTCGTGAAACGGAAACCGCCGGAACACGGTTACGTTCCCTGGGACGAAAGTACGTATCAGCGTTTGATCGCGTCACCGCCCGAACCTTTGCTGTCGCGTTTTGAAGTTTCGCATGGGATGCTCATCAATGTGCTTTCCCGCAAAACGGACGGTTGCAGCGCCATGCGAAAGCTTATCGACGATTCTCACGAAAGCGCGCGTCGCAAAAAAGAATTGAAGGGGCGCGCTTTCCAGCTGTTCCGTTCCCTCGTCGAAAAGGACGTGGTGGAATTTGTGAAGAATCCGCAGCCGGGAATGGCGCATGTACGGGTGAATCTCGACCTGCAGAACGATTTTGCGATGAACGAACCGCTTTCGCTGTATCTGCTCGATACGCTGCCGAAGCTCGATGTGGAAAGTCCGGAATACGCTTTGGACGTGATTTCCCTTGTGGAATCGATCGTCGAAAATCCGGATCCGATTCTACGGGTACAACTTCGCAAGGCTCGGGATGCCCGGTACGCGGAGCTCAAGGCGGAACATGCGGAATACAACAAGCTCCAGGAAGAGCTCGACAAGGTGGAATACCCGAAGCCGCTCCGCGAATTCATCTATACGACTTTCAACGAATTTGCGGATGAACACCCTTGGGTCGGCGATCTGAATGTGGAACCGAAATCGATCGTGCGCGAAATGATCGAAAATTTCGATACTTTCAGCGGCTATGTGAAAAAATACGGCTTGACGCGTACCGAAGCCCTGCTTTTGCGTCATATCAACTATGTATATAAGGTTTTGACGCAGACCGTACCGGATACGCTCAAAAACGACGAACTTTTGGAAATCCAGGACTATCTAGATGAAATGATCCGCAGAACGGACTCGAGTTTGCTCGAAGAATGGGAAAAACTCAAAAATCCGGAATTCGTCGCGGAAGATCTGGCTCCGGAAAAGGCTTTCCATGCGGACGAGGCTGCAAACGACGTTACCCTTGACAGAAAAAAATTTGTGGCGAGTACGCGTTCCCGCATCTTCTCGTTCCTCTCTTTCCTTCAAAAACGCCAATTTGGCGAAGCTTTAGATCTTCTTGCGGAAGATTTGCCCGAAGGAGTGCTTCTGGCCGATGCCGAAGGGGTTCCTTGGACGGAAAAGCGCTTGGAAGACCTTTCGCTCGAATACCATGCGGAACATGGAAACTTCCGTTTGGACGTGGAAGGCCGTTCGATGAAGCATACGGTAGCTGCGTGGACCGCTGAAAATTTGAAAATTCAGCAGGTTTTGCAGGATGACGAAGAACTGAACGATTGGGAAGTGGATTTCTCGATTCCGCTGTCGGATGCCCGTGAGGCGGGTATGCCGCTGATCCGCTTGGATCGAATCGGTACCATTCTGTAG
- a CDS encoding RNA recognition motif domain-containing protein, with protein sequence MKSIYVGNLPFAFRDADLGKLFEEFGEIKSAKIIMDRDTGRSKGFGFVEIEDDGVALNAVEQLNGKEVNGRPLRVNEARPREGRPRRF encoded by the coding sequence ATGAAAAGCATTTATGTTGGTAATCTCCCCTTTGCATTCCGTGACGCTGACCTCGGCAAGCTGTTCGAAGAGTTCGGCGAAATCAAGAGCGCAAAGATCATCATGGACCGCGATACGGGTCGCAGCAAGGGCTTCGGTTTCGTTGAAATCGAAGACGACGGTGTGGCTCTGAACGCAGTCGAACAGCTGAATGGCAAGGAAGTGAACGGTCGTCCGCTCCGCGTCAATGAAGCTCGTCCGCGCGAAGGGCGTCCCCGCCGCTTCTAA
- a CDS encoding radical SAM protein, whose amino-acid sequence MDGFWRITLLTNPDVCNLHCALCFLHQRGRSYGKGEMPWEVAEKAVRTYAARGICEVIPSTMGEPLLYSHFGKLESLVQELGLKLNVTTNGSFPGKGALAWARELLPVSADIKVSCWGTSQKSFDILCPDVCFSTYLQNLKTLAEERQKLLPGSAENLSRLSLQMAVCKTNREDVERAVELAAELGFDRVKLNRAVFLSHSQALKEREELLPEDYFDRSAVESLPVKLEGTFLYPATEAPRLECCPFFGRELWILPDGSTEPCPDPGNRFEGLSQGKNRCEICHLFPKRFFSPDSN is encoded by the coding sequence TTGGACGGCTTTTGGCGCATCACCCTGCTGACGAATCCGGACGTGTGCAATTTGCACTGCGCCCTGTGCTTTTTACATCAGCGGGGTCGTTCGTACGGCAAGGGAGAAATGCCTTGGGAAGTGGCAGAAAAAGCGGTGCGCACTTACGCCGCTCGCGGTATTTGCGAAGTCATTCCGAGTACGATGGGCGAGCCGTTACTTTATTCGCATTTTGGAAAATTGGAAAGTCTGGTACAGGAGCTGGGACTCAAGCTGAACGTGACGACGAACGGCTCTTTTCCTGGGAAGGGAGCCTTGGCGTGGGCGCGGGAACTGCTCCCCGTTTCCGCCGATATCAAAGTGAGCTGTTGGGGAACTTCGCAAAAAAGCTTTGACATACTTTGCCCGGACGTGTGCTTTAGCACGTACCTGCAGAACCTGAAAACCTTGGCGGAGGAACGCCAAAAACTTTTGCCGGGTTCCGCAGAAAATCTCTCGCGACTTTCCCTGCAGATGGCGGTCTGTAAAACAAACCGGGAGGACGTCGAACGGGCTGTGGAGCTCGCCGCGGAACTCGGGTTTGACCGGGTGAAGCTCAACCGGGCCGTTTTCCTTTCACACTCACAGGCTTTGAAGGAACGCGAAGAACTTCTGCCGGAGGATTACTTCGACCGCTCCGCCGTGGAAAGCTTGCCAGTCAAGCTTGAAGGAACGTTCCTCTACCCGGCGACAGAGGCTCCTCGGCTAGAATGCTGCCCTTTTTTCGGCAGGGAACTTTGGATACTGCCAGACGGCTCCACGGAACCCTGTCCGGACCCGGGAAACCGTTTCGAAGGGCTTTCACAGGGCAAGAATCGCTGTGAAATTTGTCATTTGTTTCCAAAAAGATTCTTTTCTCCAGACTCAAATTGA
- the uvrB gene encoding excinuclease ABC subunit UvrB codes for MYILAMARARKSIRPDPYQRPFLEKLSPEQSKPGELPQFLEATRANYDLHSAYGAAGDQPSAIQNLTEGFERGERFQCLLGVTGSGKTFTMANVIKNVGKPTLVLTHNKTLAAQLYQEFKTFFPNNAVEYFVSYYDYYQPEAYIVHTDTYIEKDAAINDEIDKLRLRATSNLLTRRDTIIVASVSCIYGLGSPREYFDLMVRLKVGQGIERDTILMQLVHIQYQRNDFALERGSFRVRGDVIEVYPSYDDVGIRIELFGDEVDRICRFDLITGEAKESLPDIRIAPARHFVTREDTRERIAQDIQLELNERLEQLTKEEASFRKSGNTSEADARVLARARLESRTKYDMEMIRATGICSGIENYSRIVEQRMPGTRPFTLLDYFGEDWLLMIDESHVSVPQIGGMSEGDKSRKTNLVQYGFRLPCALDNRPMNFDEFEAIYPQQVLFVSATPGEYELEKTGGAVVEQINRPTGLLDPKIEMYPVQGQMDVLLKRISEVTARGERVLVTTLTKKMAQDLTDFLISVNVKARYLHSEIKTLERHKLLRGLRKGDFDVLVGINLLREGLDLPEVSLVAILDADKEGFLRNYRSLIQTMGRASRNVNGTVILFADVMTESLDKALAETRRRREVQETFNAEHGIVPKSVSRKLEDDLEMVDPLGEIMGKGKKPKKGKKSEFSGPPEADDLDECATLEELEAKMKAAAARLDFEEAARLRDIIRDRKD; via the coding sequence ATGTACATTTTAGCCATGGCACGTGCACGTAAATCGATCCGTCCGGATCCGTATCAAAGACCTTTCCTTGAAAAGCTTTCCCCAGAACAGAGTAAACCGGGAGAACTTCCGCAATTTTTGGAAGCGACCCGTGCGAATTACGATTTGCACAGTGCATACGGGGCTGCAGGCGACCAGCCTTCGGCTATTCAGAATTTGACCGAAGGCTTTGAACGCGGGGAACGTTTTCAGTGCCTGCTCGGTGTGACGGGTTCCGGCAAAACGTTTACCATGGCGAACGTGATTAAGAACGTGGGGAAGCCGACGCTCGTTTTGACGCATAATAAGACGCTTGCCGCTCAGCTGTATCAGGAATTTAAAACGTTTTTCCCGAATAACGCCGTGGAATATTTCGTGAGCTACTACGACTACTACCAGCCGGAAGCTTACATCGTCCACACGGACACCTATATTGAAAAAGACGCGGCGATCAATGACGAAATCGACAAGCTCCGTTTGCGTGCGACGAGCAACCTTTTGACTCGGCGTGATACGATTATCGTGGCGAGCGTGAGTTGCATTTACGGCCTGGGCTCTCCGCGGGAATATTTTGATTTGATGGTGCGCCTCAAAGTGGGGCAGGGGATTGAACGCGATACGATTTTGATGCAGCTTGTACATATCCAGTATCAGCGAAATGACTTTGCTTTGGAACGCGGATCGTTCCGCGTGCGCGGTGACGTGATTGAGGTTTATCCGAGTTACGATGACGTGGGAATCCGGATTGAACTTTTTGGCGATGAAGTCGATCGCATTTGCCGATTTGACTTGATTACGGGGGAAGCGAAGGAATCCTTGCCGGACATTCGCATTGCACCTGCCCGTCACTTTGTGACGCGGGAAGATACGCGCGAACGCATCGCTCAGGATATTCAGTTGGAACTGAATGAACGCTTGGAACAGCTGACGAAAGAAGAAGCCTCGTTCCGCAAATCGGGCAACACTTCGGAAGCGGATGCGCGTGTGCTCGCGAGAGCTCGCCTGGAAAGCCGTACCAAGTACGATATGGAAATGATCCGTGCCACGGGCATCTGCTCGGGCATTGAAAATTATTCCCGCATTGTGGAACAGCGCATGCCGGGAACGCGTCCGTTTACGCTGCTCGATTACTTTGGCGAAGATTGGCTTTTGATGATCGATGAAAGCCATGTGAGCGTTCCGCAGATCGGTGGCATGTCGGAAGGCGACAAGTCCCGTAAAACGAATCTGGTGCAGTACGGCTTCCGTTTGCCGTGTGCTTTGGATAACCGCCCGATGAACTTTGATGAATTCGAAGCGATTTATCCGCAGCAGGTGCTGTTTGTGAGTGCGACGCCGGGTGAATATGAACTTGAAAAAACGGGCGGCGCGGTTGTGGAACAGATCAACCGTCCGACAGGCCTTCTCGATCCGAAAATCGAAATGTACCCGGTGCAGGGTCAGATGGATGTGCTGCTCAAGCGCATTTCGGAAGTGACGGCTCGGGGTGAACGCGTCTTGGTGACGACGCTGACAAAGAAAATGGCGCAGGACCTGACCGACTTCCTCATTTCGGTGAACGTGAAGGCGCGCTATTTGCACAGCGAAATCAAAACCTTGGAACGTCACAAGCTGTTGCGCGGACTGCGCAAGGGAGACTTTGACGTGCTCGTCGGCATTAACCTTTTGCGCGAAGGCTTGGACCTGCCGGAAGTTTCTCTCGTCGCCATCCTCGATGCGGACAAGGAAGGCTTTTTGCGCAACTACCGCAGTCTCATTCAGACGATGGGACGCGCGAGCCGTAACGTGAATGGAACGGTGATCCTTTTTGCGGACGTGATGACGGAAAGCCTCGACAAGGCTCTGGCAGAAACCCGCCGTCGTCGAGAAGTTCAGGAAACGTTCAACGCCGAACATGGAATTGTGCCGAAATCCGTGAGCCGCAAACTGGAAGATGACCTCGAAATGGTCGATCCGCTCGGCGAAATCATGGGCAAGGGCAAAAAGCCCAAAAAAGGCAAAAAATCAGAATTTTCCGGTCCGCCGGAGGCAGACGATTTGGATGAATGTGCGACACTTGAAGAACTCGAAGCGAAGATGAAGGCGGCTGCCGCCCGTCTCGACTTCGAAGAAGCGGCCCGTTTGCGCGATATTATCCGTGACCGAAAGGATTAA